A window of Bombina bombina isolate aBomBom1 chromosome 5, aBomBom1.pri, whole genome shotgun sequence genomic DNA:
atagaacctgcaattttaagcaactttctaatttactcctattatcaaattttcttcatttccttggtatgtttatttgaaaagcaagaatgtaagtttagatgccggaccatttttggtgaagaacctgggttgttcatgctgattggtggataaattcatccaccaataaacaagtgctgtccagggtccaccctgaacaagtgccccctgctacctccacagatgccaactcctccgcccgcaacctccaccactggctcacagactgcgccaacacccttgcCCTTCTTAAGAAACTGTCCAcctgccaacccaccaacaaggctagttggttcacccctgctcTCCAGGACTCaaaacgccactgcaggcgattggaaaggacctggagatccagcaagaccccttcaaataaaacagcctacaaagaagtcatcactacccaccaccacctcatcaaaaccaccaagaagacagccatccaagatagaatcaatgccaatgtccacaacagcaaggagctattcacagtcatcaaggaattctccaatcccaacagcgacaccaacaacatcccgccctcccaggacctctgcgataacctcgcaatgtacttccaccacaagatcgtctatgacagcttcgcgcctcagaactcacccaccaccgcctacccaccaactcccacctatacctcacccaaatacaccaccacataccccccacggaccatctggagccccctcaccacagaggacaccatcagaatcatgacatctgtagcatcctcacagatcccctccccctaatacatctgtagcatcctcacatatcccctcccccctaatgtgtctgcagcatactcacatattcCCTCCCCCTAATACATCTGTAGCATCCTCTCATAGCCCCTTCCccctaatataactattatacaTGAATAACCAAATAAGGTTTATACACTATTGGCTAATTTGCTTCACACATTGGAGAATGGTGAACCCGATTATTGTATAGAGTGTTTCAAAGAACTTTATATGGTCTTCCTTTCAAAAGAAATGTGTATGGGAGATATGAAGGGTTAAGTAGAAAATCAATCAGGCTAACAGCTGCGTGTAGGGGTGTAACAATACAATGATGTTTTCATTGGTTATGTTTAGTTTATAGGTTAGAGCTCTCAGTCAGTTtttagatgcctgaggaaacagcgtaccagctgagaaactagttgcatgattttaatacatagtgggaactttctgtacactgtgtttttatactattttattaaaagtgattttatacttatcacttgactgagagcctgttcttttgctgttggagactacgcccctgacggaggtgtgtgagagtccaagaacagtgagctgggacactgagagatcccagtaggtgccactatgcacgagtgagtgctgccacacttgtgagtaccagtctattgccattgtatatatatatatatatatatatatatatatatatactgcttgtacgatattacactaggaggcgcccttgtgtgttttgtttgcaccatcacagattccttttTTCTGATCTACTTCTGGGAAGGAGCGGCCGTTATCTGAGGACAAAGACACCAAGGAGTGCTAAACCAAGTGGAAGTTTCATCTTTAGAGACTGATCACACCTTGGACTGATAAGTCATAGCATTTAATATGCAATAATTATAGTCACcatttatattgtttattgttattatatagtgtcaTATTGTCATATTGGTCTGTtttgcgcccccttgagtggtgacgtgGGAATGTCATCAGGTTTGTTTtgagaatcatgagatcgatccactccggagcaccctcggacccatgcccgcatcacattttcaacaaggcgggtgacaccatcgcccccgagctctgcagcaccatcaactgctccatcgaaaccggcaccttcctggatgactggaagcacgcagaattaaaactcCTACTGAAAAAAAcgacggctgaccccaatgatccgaagaactaccgcccaatctctctgctcccctttgcggacaaagtcattgagaagtccatcaacgcgcaactcgttgactacatcaaaGCCAACCACACCCAGGACCCCTCCCACtccagtttcaggagcaaccacagcaccgagaccgccctccttgccgccacagacgacatcctcgccctactctaccgaggagagaccgccgccctcattctcctagacctctcagcagcattcgacacagtctcccacctcaccctccacaACCGACTACACAATGCTGACATACAcgaagccctggaatggatcacctccttcctcaccggcagaacccagaaagttagactcccacccttcacctccaagcacacagaaatcagctgcggtgtaccccaaggttcttcgctgagccccaccctattcaacatctacatggcccctcttgccgccatcgcccgacgacacaacctcaacatcgtctcctacgccgacgacacccagataatcatctcactcaccagtgaccccaccaacCCAAGATaaacgtccatgaagggctgacagcagttgccacctggatgagctacaactgcctaaagctgaacgcagacaagaccgaagtcctcctcctcggttcCACCACATCTTCTTGAAATAACTCCTGGTGGCCTATAGCCCTCgtacaccctccaacccccaccgaacatgcacgaaatctaggcatcattctggactcatcgctctccatggaccggcaaatcaacgccgtctttTCTGCATGCTTCcgcacacttcacctgctgcgaaagatcgtCAAATgaatcccaaccgagaccaggaagactgtcactcacgccctcatcagcagccgactggactacagTAACGCACTCTATGCCgactccaccatcaagctccaaaagagactacagcgcatccagaacgcctcggccagactaatcctcgacatcccccgtcaatgccacatcaccaaacacctccgggacctgcactggctccccatcaacaaaagaataaccttcaagcttctcacccacacattcaaggccctccacaacatcggtcccgaatacttgaaccaccgcgttaccttctacacccctgccagacaattttgatcggccgaccaagcccttgcagtcatcccccgcatcaggaaaaccacagcgggaggcagatccttctctcacctggcagccaagacgtGGAACACCCTCCCTCTGCACCTCAAataagctaccgccctaactaagttcagaaaggacctcaagacctggctcttcgactgaactgcaaccctcagcgccttgagacccttacgggtgaatagccgcgctttacaagaacccgatagatagatagatagatagatagatagatagatagatagatggggtctaaaccaaaaattgtcttgctccttaggttagatgccttctttttcaaataaagatagcaagagaacaaagaaaaattgataataggagtaaattagaaagttgcttaaaattgcatgctctatctgaatcacgaaagaaaaaaattgggttcagtgtccttttaagtattttCTCATGGTAAGGAGCTAAGTTTCAAAgggtactaaaataaaatatcccTTGGCTTGGGCACATTTAGAGTCTGATCCTAAGGGACAAATACACTCACTGCATGTTTCAGAGCAGTGACAGACTCAGGATAGCCTTACACCTAAGTATTCTTTAATTAATTTACTCTTTTAAtcccacttcttaaagggacaagaaacactttGAGTTTGATatgaaatatgtttaattatacACATGAAatcattaaagtatattgcaaattttggGTTTTCCAGTTCTAAGAATTTGAAATATACGGTGAAAttcttaaccctgctacatatctgttcctaatttaCTTCAGCAGAGGTGATAATATAAGAGACTGAAAAACAAGGCAAGCTTACCAACAAAATGAAAGCAATGAGCCTGGATTGAGTCCTCTAAATAAGACAAGTAGTGGTGGGAATTTGGTTTTTTAAAAACTGTTgcaacaaacaaggtgttaatatagTCAGAAAGTTGTCATGTTTGCAAGATTATTGCAAGACACAGGaaagttttgtaattacaaggtgttttatgtcccttaaagctgGAGAATTATCTTCTACACATCTAGCACCATTTCTGTAAACTGATATTTTCACCATTTACCTAAGTGCAACATAttatacatatttacatgtatCTTAACATCATTTATGTTAttataaacaaatacatttttcttcAGATCTGAAATGATATGCAGAATAGAGGAAACAAAGCAGGAGATGGAATCTCGACTTGACTCACAAAGGAGACACATGGTGCAGAAAGAgagcattttaatgagtgaaattgaAGAACTGAAGGTAGGTCGTATGGTGATCTCAGCTTTATGTGGCGTATGCTCATATACTAGTATATATGGTTTATATACCAGCTTTATATGGCATATGCTCATATACAAGTATATATGGTTTATATACCAGCTTTATATGGCATATGCTCATATACAAGTATATATGGTTTATATACCAGCTTTATATGGCTTATGCTCATATACAAGTTTTATGGTTTATATACCAGCTATATAtggcatatgcttatatacaagttTTATATGGCATATGCTCATATACAATTATATATGGTTTATATACCAGCTTTATATGGCATATGCTCATATACTAGTTTTATGGTTTATATACCAGCTTTATATGGCATATGCTCATATATTAGTTTTATGGTTTATATACTAGCTTTATATGGCATATGCTCATATACAAGTATATATGGTTTATATACCAGCTTTATATGGCATATGCTCATATACTagttttatgttttatatactaGCTTTATATTGCATATGCTCATATACTAGTATATATGGTTTATATACCAGCTTTATATGGCATATGCTCATATACAAGTATATATGGTTTATATACCAGCTGTATTGCTCATATACAAGTATATATGGTTTATATACCAGCTTTATATGGCATATGCTCATATACAAGTATATATGGTTTATATACCAGCTTTATATGGCATAtgctcatatacaaatatatatggttTATATATCAGTTTGTTATGATTTTCATGCTAATACACAAACTTTATATGGGTTTTCCTGCTCATATACCCCACATTGTGAGAATAATAgtctcatgcaaaaaaaaaaacgtagGAGCTCGACAAGATCATATTCTTTCTTTATCTCTACAAAAGAATAAAAACTTCAGGCAGGAGCAAAGCAACAGCCTATACTATAGTTCTGCACACAAGTAGAAAAAAGATCTAAAGCTGGCAGGAAGAGGGCTGGGATTATACACTCACCAGTGAACATCATGTGATTTCATAAGAACATTAGAGAAAATATTTATCTCACTTTCACATCAATCAATTTGTTTTGCCTAATCTCAGGTGATACAGTATATCGTGTATCTGGGTTAaatcattatatataatatatcttgTTCCCCTTTTCATTTACTCAGCTCTATGGAATATTGTGaagctttttaaatttatataataaatgataacaataagtattagatttttatttattttttgctcttatTAATTCTAATTCTATTAGAGCCAAATGTCACGTTTGATGTCTGATGTGCGCAGTCTCCTGGTATCTGAGAGACAACACCGACAAGACCTTGAACAGGCTGATTTGGAGAAACAGGAATTAATGGAGATTTTAAAGGGTCTACAGAAAGAGAGCAGATCAAAAAGCAATACTGGAAACCATAAACCTACTAATATCCATCCACTGACACGCTTTGAGAGTATAAAGAGAAATACCAGGGAAGTCACTATTATCTAACATGCTTGGTATTTAAGCAGTGGCCAATACATTTTGTAAACAAGCGTGGGacacttttgttatttttttccacCATGTTTAAATGACTTAAAATGCTGCATTTTAGTAATTTGTGAAGAAAACAATGTTATGGTTTCTTCTGTATCACATTCACTGTTAATTAGAAATAATGTATTGATTAAGATACAATTGCAATTTATTATTCATAGTCTGACATGTTTTAAAGGGGAATATGATCACATTCCTTATGCAAGAATGGGCATAGTGTATAAGTGTAAAAGTAAAGATCAGAATTAGATATATTTTAGATATAAAAGTAAAGATTAGATTAGATATAAACATACTTAATGAAAGAAGAATTGTTCTCATATTAGAacccattttaaaataatttatatctaaTAATGAAGTCCTAAAAAACAAACTGCTTGTttcattagatcattttatttttaaactaaaccCCCTGTATTTAACCTCTAATATAGTTGTTCCTGAGCAGGACACGCCTAGTCATAGGTAGATATGTAAGTATGCTACTCCTGATTGGCTTATAAACGTCTCcttctcaggagcaacaatgcactgcacCTGGGTGTATGACTTTAGCTATCTGCCTATGAAAAATATGCAGAAACtgtctctttctcttgtaaggtgtatccagtccacggatcatccattacttgtgggatattctcattcccaacaggaagttgcaagaggacacccacagcagagctgtaatatagctcctcctctaactgtcatagccagtcattctcttgcaactctcaacaagcaaggacgttgtaggagagagtggttaaatatagctagtttattttcttcaatcaaaagtttgttatttttaaatagtaccggatttgtgctattttatctcaggcagtaaatagaagaagaatctgcctgaggtttctatgatcttagcaggttgtaactaagatccattgctattctcacctatgtctgaggggattacacagatgaggtaacttcagcgagagaatggagtgtagtttattctgctatcaggtatgtgcagttataattttttctagagatggaaaacactagaatatgctgctgataccggattaatgtaagttgagcctgaatacagtgatttaataacgactggtatcatgcttactcccaggggtaatacccttatgatatttacaatataaaacgtttgctggcatgtttaatcgtttttatatatgctttggtgataaaactttattggggcctagttttttccacatggctggcttaaattttgactagaaacaatttccactgttgtagtataaaagttacagttggtgcagttaaaattacaaactgtgacatccaacttccctcaaaggccctctgaatgctataggacatctctaaagggcccaaaggctttccaaagtcgtttattggggaaggtagggccacagcttgctgtggcagttggttgtgactgttaaaaaacgtctatttcgttttttttttttatccgtttgcaagtgggtgcaatgctctgttagcctattatacacactgtaaaaattttgtttgatttactgcattttttcactgtttttcaaattctgacaaaatttgtttctcttaaaaggcacagtaccgttttttatatttgcttgttaacttgatttaaagtgttttccaagcttgctagtctcattgctattctgtataaacatgtctgacatagaagaaactccttgtttattatgtttaaaagccatggtggaaccccctcttagaatgtgtaccaaatgtactgatttcattttatgctataaagatcattttctgtctttaaaaaatgtatcaccagaggaatctgacgagggtgaagttatgccgactaactttccccacgtgtcagaccctttgactcccgcttaagggactcacgctcaaatggcgccaagtacatctagtgcgcccatagcgtttactttacaagacatggcggcagtcatggataatacactgtcagcggtattagccagactacctgaacttagaggtaagcgagatagctctggggtgagacaaaatgcagagcatactgacgctttaagaaccatgtctgatactgcctcacaatatgcagaagctgaggaaagagagcttcagtcagtgggtgatgttaatgactcaggaaagatacctgattctaatatttctacatttaaatttaatccgcgtgttgcttagggaggttttagctgctctgaatgactgtgataccattgcagtgccagagaaattgtgtagactggataaatactttgcagtgccggtgtgtactgatgtttttccaaatacctaaaaggtttacagaaattattaataaggaatgggatagaccaggtgtgccgttctcttcccctcctatttttagaaaaatgtttccaatagacgccaccacatgggacttatggcagacagtccctaaggtggagggagcagtttctactctagtaaagcgtactactatccctgtcgaggacagttgtgtttttttttttagatccaatggataaaaaattagaggttaccttaagaaaatatttattcaaaaaagtttttttcctacagccccttgcatgcattgcccctgtcactgctgctgcggcgtctctggaagaggctttacaggtagcgactccattggatgacatacttggcaaacttagagcacttaagctagccaattcttttattctgatgtcattgttcatttgactaaactaacggctaagaattctggttttgctatacaggcgcacagagcgctatggcttagatcatggtcagctgacgtgacttcaaaatctaagctacttaacattcccttcaaggggcagaccctattcgggcctggttgaaagagattattgctaatatcactggaggaaaaggtcatgcccttcctcaggacaggtccaaatctagggccaaacagtctaattttcgtgcctttcaaaacttcaaggcaggtgcagcatcaacttcctctaataataaacaagagggaacttttgctcaatccaagacggtctggagaccaaacctgacatagaaaaaaggtaagcaggtaaaaaagcctgctgctgcctctaagacagcatgatggaacggccccctatccgggaacggatctagtagggggcagactttcactctttgcccaggcgtgggcaagagatgttcaggatccctgggcgttggaaattatatcccagggatatcttc
This region includes:
- the LOC128659595 gene encoding RING finger protein 151-like, with translation MRCRNARGGCLMVCSLESIERHERDCEYSFMSCINAGCTAQFERRNLDGHLAVCDHRSRECPNGCGYTILSAEDLQHNCIAELRTELELLRSEMICRIEETKQEMESRLDSQRRHMVQKESILMSEIEELKSQMSRLMSDVRSLLVSERQHRQDLEQADLEKQELMEILKGLQKESRSKSNTGNHKPTNIHPLTRFESIKRNTREVTII